A part of Branchiostoma floridae strain S238N-H82 unplaced genomic scaffold, Bfl_VNyyK Sc7u5tJ_1499, whole genome shotgun sequence genomic DNA contains:
- the LOC118407919 gene encoding peptidoglycan-recognition protein SC2-like translates to MDRVKEIQQDHMDDGWDDIGYNFLIDGYGNVYILLDVCFSWGAHTACCNFIAIGINFLGYFEDDLPTSAALEAGKNLITRGVAERKIRSGYDMNCHSDLGSRKGETDCPGAALCGFAKRHFAGL, encoded by the exons ATGGACAGGGTGAAGGAAATCCAACAGGACCATATGGACGACGGCTGGGACGACATCGGTTACAACTTTCTTATCGACGGATATGGAAACGTGTAC ATATTACTTGATGTATGTTTCTCTTGGGGTGCACACACGGCCTGTTGTAACTTCATCGCCATCGGCATCAACTTCCTCGGGTACTTCGAAGACGACCTCCCGACTAGTGCAGCTCTGGAGGCCGGGAAAAACCTGATAACCCGCGGGGTGGCAGAGAGGAAGATCAGGAGCGGATACGACATGAACTGTCACTCCGACCTCGGGTCCAGGAAGGGGGAAACAGACTGTCCCGGGGCAGCTCTGTGTGGCTTCGCTAAGAGACACTTCGCTGGCCTGTAG